The genomic segment GGAGTCGGCCCAGCGCAACGCCGACGACTCGCTCATCTCCTACGCGCTCTCCGAAGCCGAGCAGAAGAGCCTGCCCACCGACGCGGACGGGCGCGCCCGGGCGTTCTTCACGTTCTGGACGCGCAAGGAAGCCCTGATGAAGGCCACCGGCCGCGGGCTGCGCATTCCCCTGCAGTCGCTGACCCTGTCGAGCGCGGACGCACCGGCTCGGCTGCTCGTCTCGGACGACACCTCGCTCTCGCCCGAGACGACGAAGCTCGCCGACCTCGACGCGGGCCCGGGCTATCGCGCGGCCGTGGCCGTTCTCACCTCGGAGGAGATCGACATCACCGAGCGTTGGTGGCACCCCGGCGCCGTGCTCGACGGACAATAGGAGCGAGTACGACCAACGCGACACGAGGAGGGGCCGGTGAACACAGGAAGCCCCGCCGGCCTCCTGTCGCGCTACCGCCGGGGTGACTTCTTCCTCGCCACCGCCGATCGCACGCTCCTCGCCCGTGGCGTCCACACCGCGATCACCGATGTCGACGAGTTCGCGCTCGCCGACCGTGTGGGAGCGACGCTGCGCGACGGACTCGCCGACGCGCCCCGGCTGGCCGTGGGCGCGTTGCCGTTCCACAGCGGCCCCGACACCCCCGGACATCTCGTCGTGCCCGCCGAGGCCGAGGTGAGCGGCGCGGTGCACCCGCACACCGTGGCGTGGTCGCGACGCGCCGTGGGGAATCCCGTCGACGTCCGCCCGGTGCCCGAGCCCGCCCGGCACGTCCAGGCGGTCGCCTCGGCCGTCGACGCGCTGGCGGCGCGCGACCTGCGCAAGGTCGTGCTGGCCCGTGCGCTGGACGTCGAGTTCGGCGAGCCCGTGTCACCCGAGGCCGTGCTGCACAACCTCGTCCTGGACAACGACCGGGGCTACACCTTCGCGACCGGGTTGCCGAACGGCGCGACCCTCCTGGGTGCGAGCCCGGAGCTGCTGCTGTCCCGCCACGGCCGGACGGTCGTGTCGCACCCCCACGCCGGCTCCGCACCGAGGTCACCGGACCCCGACGTCGACGAGCGGAACGCGAAGGCGCTGCTGGCCTCCCGCAAGGACCACGTCGAACACGGCGTGCTCACGGAAGCGGTGGTGGAGACGCTCCGGCCCTACTGCCGGCGGCTGCACGTGCCGTCGGGCCCGTCGTTGGTGTCCACACCGACGATGTGGCACCTCGGCACGACCGTCACGGGAGAGTTGTCGGACCCCGCTGTCACGGCATTGCACCTCGCCGCCGCCCTGCACCCCACCCCTGCCATCTGCGGAACGCCGACGTCGTCGGCGCGGCAGCTCGTCACCGAACTGGAAACGTTCGACCGCGGCTACTACGCCGGTGCGGTCGGCTGGGTGGACGCGAAGGGCGACGGCGAATGGGCCGTCTCGATCCGTTGCGCCGAAGTGACGGAGCATTCGCTCCGGCTGTACGCGGGCGGCGGGATCATGCCGGAATCCGATCCGAGAACGGAACTGGAGGAAACGTCGGCCAAATTCGCGACGTTGTTGCGCGCGATGGGCCTACCCCAGGAGTGATGTCGACCGAATCGGTCCGGTCGACGACGATCTCGCCTCGCTGTCGGTGCCATTCGGTGCCCATTTCGCCGACACCGCGAGGCCTTCTGATTCAGGTACTCGGGGCGAGCACGCCCCGAACACTCACTTGAGGGCGTTGATGAGCGCTTCGCGCTGCCGGTCGCCCAGTCCCGCGGCCCTGCGGTCGGGGTCGATACCCGCCTGCTCCATCAGCGCCGTGACCTTCACCTGGCCGAGGCCCGGGACGGCCTTGAGCAGCTGCGTCACCTTCGTCTTCCCGACGGTCTTGTCTTCCTTGGCTCGGTTGAGCACCGCGTCGATGCTCTCCTTGCCCGACTTGATGTTGGCGAGCAGTTCGGACCGCGCCTTCCTGGCCTCTGCGGCCTTGGCGAGAGCCTCAGCCCGTTGCTCCGGGGTCAAGGTGGGAAGTGCCAACGTAATGATCCTTTCGTGCTTGTCGAACACCGCGCACACGCGGTGACAGACCTACCCGGTCACGCCGATGCGCAAAACCGCCGCGGTCCTGGGCCTCAGTAAACGCCAAGTGCGCCTGGGACGCGAAATCGACACGCGAGGTTTCCCCGACCGTGCCATGACGTGGTCACAGGCGGTGTCGAAGCGACAACGACGAGCACAGTTGGGCGCTGTGCACAAGCCCCGAACGTGCGGTGCGCACTACAGTCGCCTCAACCTGGACCCTCGACGCAGGAGCGGGAGCCTCAATGTTGAGCACGATGCAGGACGATCAGCTGTCCCTGGCGTATCTGCTGCAGCACGGCGCACGAGCGCACGGCGACGCCGAGGTCACGACGTGGACGGACAGCGGGCCGAGGAAGACGACCTTCGCACGCATCGGCAAGCGCGCGGCCCAACTCGCACACGCACTGCGGGAACTCGGTGTCACGGGCGACCAGCGGGTCGCCACGTTCATGTGGAACAACGCCGAGCACCTGGAGTGCTACCTGGCGGTGCCCGCCATGGGCGCCGTGCTGCACACACTCAACATCCGGCTGTTCGCCGAGCAGCTCGTGTACGTGGCGAACCACGCCGAGGACCACGTCGTCGTGGTGGACGGCTCGGTGCTGCCCCTGTTCGCCAAGAACCTGCCCGAGCTGAAGACCGTCAAGCACGTGATCGTGGCGAACGGCGACGCCGCCGCACTCGAGGCGCCGGAGGGCGTCACCGTGCACTCCTACGAGGAACTGCTGGCCGGCAGGCCGGAGACGTTCGACTGGCCCGACATCGACGAACGCTCCGCCGCCGCCATGTGCTACACCTCCGGCACCACGGGCGACCCCAAGGGCGTCGTCTACTCCCACCGCTCGATCTGGCTGCACTCCATGCAGGTGTGCATGACCGACACGATGCGCCTGACCGACACCGACAAGGCGCTCGTGATCGTGCCGATGTTCCACGCCATGTCGTGGGGCATGCCGTACGCGGCGTTCATGGTCGGGACGTCGATGGTGCTGCCCGACCGGTTCCTGCAACCCGGTCCGATCGCGGAGATCCTCGCCGCCGAGAAGCCGACGTTCGCCGGCGCGGTGCCGACGATCTGGCAGGGCTTGCTCCAGCACCTCGACGCCAACCCCCAGGACATCTCGCACCTGCGCGAGGTCGTGGTGGGCGGGTCGGCCGCCCCGCCGTCGATGATGCACGCCTTCGAGGAGCGCTACGGCGTGCCCGTCGTGCACGCGTGGGGCATGACCGAGACCTCCCCGCTGGGCAGCGTCGCGCGGCCCCCGGCGCGCGCCACGGGCGAGGAGGCCTGGCGCTACCGCTACACCCAGGGCCGGTTCCCCGCGTCCGTCAAGGCCCGCCTCGTCGACGACCACGGCAACGAGGTGCCGTGGGACGGCGAGAGCGTCGGCGAACTGGAGGTCAAGGGCCCGTGGATCGCGGCGTCCTACTACGGCGGCGTCGATCCCGACAAGTTCCACGACGGGTGGTTGCGCACCGGAGACGTCGGCACGATCACTCCCGACGGCTACCTGACCCTCACCGACCGCTCCAAGGACGTCATCAAGTCCGGCGGTGAATGGATCTCGTCGGTCGACCTCGAGAACGCCGTGATGGCGCACGCCGCGGTCGCCGAGGCGGCGGTCATCGCCGTGCCCGACGAGAAGTGGGACGAACGCCCCCTCGTCGCGGTCGTCGTGCGGGACGGCCACGAGGTGACGGCCGAGGAACTCCGCGAGTTCCTGGCGGCACGGGTCGCCAAGTGGCAGCTGCCCGAGCACTGGACGTTCGTGGCCGAGGTGCCCAAGACCAGTGTCGGCAAGTTCGACAAGAAGCGCCTGCGCGCCGACCACGCCGGGGGCAAGCTCGACGTCACGCACTTCTAGGACTCCCCGATGCGGCGGGGCCGTCCCGACGTGCGGCGAGGACGGCCCCGCCGGTTGTGGGAGTGGACGCCCACCGCCCGGTGCGGCAGGGTTACCGCATGCAGACAGCGCCCACCGTCGACGACGACGGCACCGCCCTGTTCCACCGCACCATGCCGTTCACCGAGCGGTTGGGATTCGAGGTGCTCCGGCACTCCCGGGAACTCGTCGTGGCCCGGATCGCGCACGACGAGTCGCTCTGCACGCTCGGCGGGGTTCTGCACGGCGGTGTGCTGATGTCCCTGGCCGACTCGGCCGCGGCCGTGTGCGCGTTCCTCAACCTCCCCGAGGGTGCGCAGGGCACCACCACCGTCGAGTCGAAGACCAACTTCCTCCGTGCCGTCCGGTCCGGACACGCCACCGCGTCGTCGACACCACTGCACGCGGGTGGCCGCGTGATCGTGGTGGAGACCGAGATCCACGACGACGACGGCCGGCTCGTCGCCAAGATCACCCAGAGCCAAGCGGTGCTGCGCTCCTGACTGCTCCTGACGGCACACCCCGAACCGACCGTAGGGTGAGTGGCGTGGACATCGACTACCACGAGTGGAGTGGCGAGGCGCAGTTCGGCCACGGCGAGTCGTCGGGCACCGAGGTGGGGAACGCCGGGTTGCGGATCGGTACCGCCGCCGGAGTCCAGGACGGCGCCGAGTACGCCTGGTGGACCTCGCCGGAACACGACGTGCCCTTCGACGCCGACGAGCTCGTCGTCTCGTGGAACGCGGTCACACCGCCCGGCACGTGGCTCACCGTCGAGGTGGAGGCGCACACCGACTCGGGGCAGCGCACACCGTGGTTCTCGATGGGCCGCTGGTCGTTCGACGAGACCGACGTCCGGAGCACGTCGGTGCCCGGGCAGCGCGACGAGACGGCGCACGTGGCGGTCGACCGACTGGTGGCGGCCGACGGCGTGCGGCTGCGCGGCTACCGGCTCCGGGTGACGCTGTGTCGTGCCGGGGGCACCGACGCCGGCCCCGTGCTGAGCGCCGTGGGCGCCGTCGCCTCCGCCGTGGAGCCGCGCACCGAGGTCGCGACCTCGCCGCCCGGCCCCGGGCTCGGCATCGAACTCCCCGTGCCGCGCTACGCCCAGTACCTCCACAGAGGACACTTCGCCGAGTACGGCGGCGGGGGCGACGGCTGGTGCAGTCCGGCCTCCACCGAGATGGTGGTCGAGTACTGGGGCGTGGGACCGACCGAGGCGCAACTCGCGTGGATTCCGCACGACCACCCCGACCGCAGCGTCGTGCACGCCGCGAGGCACACCTTCGACCACGCCTACGGCGGCACGGGCAACTGGGCATTCAACGTGGCGTACGCGTCGCAGTACGGCCTGCGGGGCCGGGTCACCCGCCTGGCGTCGTTGCGCGACGTCGAACAGCACGTCGCCCACGGTGTCCCGGTGATCGTCTCCGTGTCGTTCATCGAGGGCGAGCTCCCCGGAGCGGACTACGCCACCAAGGGGCACCTGCTGGTGGTGGTCGGGTTCACCGGCACCGGCGACGTCATCGCGCACGACCCCGCCGCCGAGGACGCCGCCTCGGTCCGGAGGGTGTACCTGCGGGCGGCGTTCGAGACCGTCTGGCAGCGCACGCGGCGGACCGAGGAGGACGGCGCCGTCGTCGGCACGCCCGCGGGCATCGCCTACCTCATCGCGCCGCCCGGGGCGTCACTCCGCTGAGGCCGTACGGGAACTGCGGACACGCGTGCGCGGGAGGCGGACACGTGTTCGCAGGGCGCGGACACGGTGTGGGGGTTACAGGCCCAGCTTGCCCGGGTTGAGGATGTTCGTGGGGTCGGTCGCGTGCTTCGCCGCGCTCAGCACCGACATGCCCACGTCCCCGATCTCGGCGCGCAGGTAGGGCGCGTGGTCCACGCCCACCGCGTGGTGGTGGGTGATCGTGCCGCGCCCGCTGATCGCCTCGCTGGCGGCCTGCTTCGCGCGCTCCCACTGTCCGAACGGGTCGCGCGGGTCGCGGGCCGCGAGCACGGTGAAGTACAGCGACGCACCCGTCTCGTAGGCGTGGGAGATGTGGCACATGAGCACCGGCCGGTCGAGGGCGCCCCGCAGAGCCGCGGACACCGCGTCGTGGAGCTCGCCCAACCGCGACCAGTGCGTGGCCGTCTCCAACGTCTCCACGCACACCCCGGCGTCGAGCAGGGCGTCCCGCTGCCGGGGACCGGAGAACCGGCCGTGTCGCCAGGCCTCGCCCGGCGCCCGGCCGAGCGACACGGCGCCCGCCGCACGCAGCACCTTCAGAGCCCGCGCGCGCTGGGGCGCCCGCCCGTACCAGCCGAGGATCAGCAGGCACGGCTCGTGCACCCGGCGCGCGGCGAGATAGCCGCGCAGGGCCGACGTCACGACCCCGCCCTTGAGCGCGAGCGTCACCTCGGTCTCCTCCACATCGGACACCCGCATGACGTCGGCCGACAGACCGTTCTGCGCGAGCGTGCGCACGACGTGCATGGCGTCGTGCCAGCCCCGCAACACGAAACCCTCGTAGCGCTCCCGCTCCGGCAGCGGGCGCACGCGCACGGTGACCTCGGTGATCACGCCGAGCGTGCCCTCACTGCCGACCGCCAACGCCCGCAGATCGGGCCCCGCGGCGGACGCCGGCGCCACACCGAGTCGCCACGGCCCCGACGGGGTCGCCAGGCGCACGCCCTGCACCATGTCCTCGAACCGGCCGTAGCCCGACGACGCCTGCCCCGCCGACCGCGTGGCGGCGAACCCTCCGAGCGTGGCCCGCTCGAACGACTGCGGGACGTGCCCGAGTGTCAGGCCGTGCGCGGCGAGCAGGCGCTGCGCCGCCGGCCCGCGCACACCGGCCTGGAACACGGCCAACCGCGACGTCGGATCGACGGAGACGAGCCGGTCGAGCCGATGCAGGTCGAGCGCGATCACCGCCTCCTTGTCGCCGCGCAGCGCGGCCACGCCACCGACGACGGACGTGCCACCGCCGAACGGCACCACACCGACGTCGTGGGACACGCACACGTCCACCACCCGCTGCACCTCGTCCGGATCGGCGGGCACCACCACGGCGTCGGGAACGGCGAGCCCGTCCGGGTGGCGGCGGCGGAGGAGGTCCAGGTACGACAGGCCGCCCGCGCGACCGAGCCGCTCGCCCTCGGTGTCGAGCAGGTGGTCTTCGCCCACCACCGCGGCGAGGGCGGCCCGCGCTGCGGCGTCCAGCCGCGACGGCGGCACGGTGAGAGCCGAGTNNNNNNNNNNNNNNNNNNNNNNNNNNNNNNNNNNNNNNNNNNNNNNNNNNNNNNNNNNNNNNNNNNNNNNNNNNNNNNNNNNNNNNNNNNNNNNNNNNNNCGGCGTCGCCCGCTTCGGGCGTCCACGCGGAGCGAAGTCGATGGTCGACGGTCTCGTTCACGGCTAGAGTGTGACACATGAGCCGAGAACGTCACATCCCTCCGCGGTCCGGAACGGCCGGGAGTGAACGGGCCTCCACCGGGCGGGTACCCGACGACGTGCTCCTCGACGCGGCACGCGCGTGCGTGCTGACCGGCGGCGTCCGCCGGACGACCCTCACCGACATCGCACGCACGGCGGGCGTGAGCCGCATGACGCTGTACCGGCGGTACCCGGACGTGCGCAGCATCCTCGCGGCGCTCATGACCCGCGAGCTCGGCGCGCTGCTCCACGGGGTGAACGCCACCGTCGCCGTCGCACTGCCCGCGCGGTCCCGGCTCGTGGAACTGGGTGTGGCGGCCGTGCGCGCACTCGTCGCCGATCCCCTGCTGCGCACCGTGCTCGACCGCGACGCCGAGCTGCTCCTGCCGTACATCACCGAACGTGTGGGCAGCACGCAGCGACTCGCCGAACAGGTGCTGGCCGACCTGATCGCCCAGGGACACGCCGACGGCTCGGTCCGGGTCGGCGACCCGGCGGTCCAGGTCAGGGCCCTGCTGCTCACGGTGCAGTCGTTCGTCCTCTCCTGGCGTCCCGCCACCCGGGACGTCCCGGCGGAGCCGCTGCTGTCCGAACTCCGACACCTCCTGGAAAGAAGCCTGACGCCATGAGCGCAACGAACCTGATCCACGCCTCCCTCACCGCCCGGCGACGCGCCCGCGAACTCGACGCACTCACGTCGGGCGAACAGGTGGACGTGCTCGTGGTGGGCGGTGGCGTGACCGGCGCCGGGGTCGCGCTCGACGCGGCGTCGCGTGGGCTCTCGGTCGCGCTGGTGGAGGCGCACGACCTGGCGTTCGGCACCTCCCGGTTCTCCAGCAAGCTCGTCCACGGCGGCCTCCGCTACCTCGCTCACGGCCGCCTGGGACTGGCCCGCGAGAGCGCCGTCGAACGCGACGTCCTCCTGCGTCGCACCGCACCTCACCTGACCCGGCCGCTGGCCCAGCTCTTCCCCCGCTACGCCGACACACCGGCGCGGGAGTACGCGCTCACCGCCGCCGGGCTCACGGCGGGCGACGCGCTGCGCCGGTTCGCCGGGACCCCGTCGACCCTGCTGCCCCGCCCCCGGACGGTGCCCGCCGCCGCGGCACTGACGCTGGTGCCGGGACTGCGTGCCACGGGCCTTCGCGGTGGCCTGCTGGCGTTCGACGGCGCCCTGACCGACGACGCGCGACTCGTCGTGGCTCTCGCCAGGACGGCGGCCGGGCTCGGCGCGCGAATCCTGACCCGGGTGCGCGCCCTCGAACTGCGGGGCGACCAGGTCCGGGCACGCGACGAGCTGACGGGCGACACCGTCGACCTGCGCGCCCGTCAGGTCGTCAACGCCGCGGGAGTATGGTCGGGCGGACTGGTGCCGAACGTCCGGCTGCGACCGTCCCGCGGGTCGCACCTCGTCCTCGACGCCCGCAGCACGGGCCTCGGGGAGACGGCGCTCATGGTCGGTGTCCCGGGAGAGCTCAACCGGTTCGTGTTCCTGCTGCCCCAACCCGGCGGCACCGTCTACCTCGGACTGACCGACGAACCGCTGGACGGCGAGGCGACCGACCACACCGACGTCCCCGACACCGACGTCGACTTCCTGCTCGACGTGGCCTCCACCGTGCTCGACCGGCCACTCACCCACGACGACGTCCGCGGCTCGTTCGCCGGCCTGCGCCCGCTGCTCGACACTCCCGGCGGCCGCACCGCGGACCTGTCCCGCGAACACGCCGTGCTCACCGACCCCGGTACGGGCGTGGTGACGGTCGTGGGCGGCAAGCTCACCACCTACCGGGTGATGGCCGAGCAGGCCGTGGACGCCGCCGTAACGGAAGCCGGGCTGCGCGCACCGTCCTCGCGGACCGGGCGGCTCCCCCTCGTGGGCGCGGCGAGCCGAGCGGCATTGACCACTGTGGACGCACCCCGCAGGTTGGTGGGCAAGTACGGCATCGAGGCACCCCGCGTGGCCGCGCTCGGCGACGTCGACCACGCACTCGCGCGTCCCCTGTTCCCCGGATGCGCCACCACGGCCGCCGAAGTCGTGTGGGCGGTGCGCCACGAGGGAGCACTCGACGCCGACGACGTGCTGCACCGCCGCACCCGCCTGGGCCTGGTGCCCGACGACGCGGAGAAGGCGCGTCCCGCCGTGTCCGACCTGGTCGAGCGATCGTTGCGGGGCCTCGCCTGACGTAGGCTCCTCCCGTGGCGGCGGAGAGGAGCGGGGCCGTGCCCGAGAGCGTGACCCGACAGCGCGAGTCGACGACGGTCGCCACCGCTGCCCGCCAACTGCGCACCCACCTGCACACGGGCTACTTCATCACCAGCACCACGCTCGTGCTCGCCGCACTCACGTGCGTCGCCCTGCTCCACGTGTCGGTGTTCCGGGAACTCGGGGGCACCACGGTGGGCGTCACCGGCCAGGCCAACGCCATCACCGACCCGCTGCGGCGCGCCGCCGAGAACGCGGGCGAAGACCTCCGCGTCGTGCGCTACCCCGATGCCGAGGGCGGGCGAGCCGACGTCGAACGCGGCGTGCTCGACGTGTTCGTCTCCGGCAGCGCCGCGAACCTCCACGCGCTCACCGGGTCCGGGCTCGACGACTCCGTGCGCAGTCTGCTCACCGGTGTCACGCGGTCCGAGATCGTCGCGGCGAAACTCGCGGAGGCCGGAGCCGATCCGGCCACCGCGCAGGACGACGTGATGGCCGCCGAGATCGAGGTGGAGACGCTGCAACCGGCCGTCGCGTCGCGCGGCGAGCGGTCGATCACGGCGTTGGCGGTCGTCGCGCTGCTCGTGGTGACCCTGGCGGGTGGCGGCGTCGTGGTGGTCCGTGGCCTGGCTCGGCTCCGAGGGCGTGGGGCGGCGGCGCGTCAGCGGTCGTTCGTCGTCGCCACGGTGGCGGGCGCGGGACTCGCGGGCGCGCTGCAACTCGTCGTGCTCGGCGCGGCTGCCCTGGTGGTCGCCGTCGTGACAGGTGTGGCGCCACCCTCCGGCGTCGCCGTGACCACGCTCGCGTGGGGCCTGGTGTGGTTCGGGCTCGGGTGGACGTTCTACGCGCCGGTGTCGGTGTTGACGTCGCCGCCCTGGAGCGGGCGGCCCACGGGGCTTCCCGCGGCGCTGGTCCTGCTGGCGGCCTTGGGCACCACCATGGCCGTGTCACCGCAGCCCGACAGTCCCACCGCGTTCGTCCTGTCGTTCGTGCCGCCGCTCTCGCCGTTCGCGGTGCCGATCCGCATCGCCACCGGTGTGGCCGAGCCGATCGAGGTCGTCGTGGCCGCGGCACTCACCCTCGCGGCCGCCGCCCTCCTCGCCCGAGCGGCGAGAACGACGCTGCGCCCCGCCCACCCCTGACACCGTGTCCGCGCGTGGCGCACGCGTGTCCGCACCTCCCGCACGTCGGCGCCCCCGAGGCGTCTCCCGAACTCCCGACTCGACGTCCCGCAACGGCGAACACGCGTCGTCGAAGTGCAAACACGCGTGCGTGACACGCGGACACGATGTTCGGGGCTCAGCGGTGGGCTGTCGCGGACGGGGTGAAGCGCACCGGGAGCGAGGTCAGGTGCCGGTTCCACAACGCCGGCGTGAACGTCAGCTCCTCCACCGGAACCGCGACCGTGACGTCGTCGAATGCGTACAGTGCGGTCTCGACCGCGATACGTGCGATCAGCCGCCCCGCACGCTGCGCCGGGCAGGCATGGGAACCCGCGCTGAACGACAGGTAGGCGCGGTTGCCGATCTCCAGCCACGGGTCGTTGGTGCGCACGCGGTAGTCCGCGTTGCCCGCCGCGAAACTGAGGATGACCGCGTCCCCGCGCCGGATCGGTTGACCGGCGAGCTCGCAGTCGGCCGCCGCGTAGCGACCCATCAGGTTCGCCACGGGCGGGTCGCGCCACAGCACCTCGTCGAGGGCCTCGTCGATCCCGAGTCGACCGCCGCGCATCCGCGCGGTGAACCGGCGGTCGGTCAGCATCAGACGCAACGCCATCGCGATCCAGATGCCGGTGACCTCGTAGCCCATGCCGATCACCATCATCATGGCGTGCAGTACCTCGTCGTCGCTGCGCAACGAGGGGTGCCGCACGAACTTCGAGGTCAAATCATCCTGCGGTCGAGCCCGCCTGTCCTGCAGCAACGCGACGAGCAGCCGCTGCATCGAGTCGTCGGCGAAGTACGACTCGATGCCCGCCAACAGGGTCGCCCGCAGTTTCTCCTGGTCCTCAGTGGACACGCCGAGGAGCGACAGGATCACCAGCATGGGGATGGCGGCGGAATACTCGCTCACGAGGTCCGCGTGGCCGCGCATGGAGAACTCGTCGAGCAGGCCAATGCAGATCTGCTCGACGGTCCTGCGCAGGCGGTGTTCGTCGAGGTCGTCGAAGCCCTCCTCGACCGGAGCGCGCAACCGTCGGTGCTTCTCGCCGTCGGCGTAGACGGCGTTCTCCAGCGGTGACAGCAACGCCGCCAGCGGCGCGTCCGGCGGGATGACGCCGCTCGTGTACTCGCGCCAGCTCCGCGGGTCGTGGGAGAACAGCCGTTCGTTGCGAGCGACCTGGCAGATCTCGGAGTGCCCCATCACGAGCCACCCGTTGACCTGCGGCAACAGCTCCACCGGGGCGACCTGGCCCCAGCGGGCTCGCAGTTCGCTGTACACAGCCTGCGGGTTCTGCGAGTTCACGATGTGCGACAGCGGCGTCAGCCCGGTCATCTCGGCCAGCGTCCGCTGCTGCGGCGACGTCGTCATGCGACCTCCGAGTTGTTCCGCACCGCGATGGCGTACTCCACCAGTTTGATGAGCGTCTGCGCCGACGACTTCCGCTCGCGCGCGTCGCAGAACACGATCGGCGTCTCCGGGAGC from the Saccharomonospora azurea NA-128 genome contains:
- a CDS encoding 4'-phosphopantetheinyl transferase family protein, with the protein product MTECAVWWSEPITATADALALLDPVERDRYDAYRRPEDQRRFLTGRVLAKNVAGHRLGLEPEKVHFDASCPDCDRQHGPVRVPGAALQLSISHAGDRVGVAATTGAPVGLDVESAQRNADDSLISYALSEAEQKSLPTDADGRARAFFTFWTRKEALMKATGRGLRIPLQSLTLSSADAPARLLVSDDTSLSPETTKLADLDAGPGYRAAVAVLTSEEIDITERWWHPGAVLDGQ
- a CDS encoding isochorismate synthase, whose amino-acid sequence is MNTGSPAGLLSRYRRGDFFLATADRTLLARGVHTAITDVDEFALADRVGATLRDGLADAPRLAVGALPFHSGPDTPGHLVVPAEAEVSGAVHPHTVAWSRRAVGNPVDVRPVPEPARHVQAVASAVDALAARDLRKVVLARALDVEFGEPVSPEAVLHNLVLDNDRGYTFATGLPNGATLLGASPELLLSRHGRTVVSHPHAGSAPRSPDPDVDERNAKALLASRKDHVEHGVLTEAVVETLRPYCRRLHVPSGPSLVSTPTMWHLGTTVTGELSDPAVTALHLAAALHPTPAICGTPTSSARQLVTELETFDRGYYAGAVGWVDAKGDGEWAVSIRCAEVTEHSLRLYAGGGIMPESDPRTELEETSAKFATLLRAMGLPQE
- the mihF gene encoding integration host factor, actinobacterial type, with protein sequence MALPTLTPEQRAEALAKAAEARKARSELLANIKSGKESIDAVLNRAKEDKTVGKTKVTQLLKAVPGLGQVKVTALMEQAGIDPDRRAAGLGDRQREALINALK
- a CDS encoding long-chain fatty acid--CoA ligase, with translation MLSTMQDDQLSLAYLLQHGARAHGDAEVTTWTDSGPRKTTFARIGKRAAQLAHALRELGVTGDQRVATFMWNNAEHLECYLAVPAMGAVLHTLNIRLFAEQLVYVANHAEDHVVVVDGSVLPLFAKNLPELKTVKHVIVANGDAAALEAPEGVTVHSYEELLAGRPETFDWPDIDERSAAAMCYTSGTTGDPKGVVYSHRSIWLHSMQVCMTDTMRLTDTDKALVIVPMFHAMSWGMPYAAFMVGTSMVLPDRFLQPGPIAEILAAEKPTFAGAVPTIWQGLLQHLDANPQDISHLREVVVGGSAAPPSMMHAFEERYGVPVVHAWGMTETSPLGSVARPPARATGEEAWRYRYTQGRFPASVKARLVDDHGNEVPWDGESVGELEVKGPWIAASYYGGVDPDKFHDGWLRTGDVGTITPDGYLTLTDRSKDVIKSGGEWISSVDLENAVMAHAAVAEAAVIAVPDEKWDERPLVAVVVRDGHEVTAEELREFLAARVAKWQLPEHWTFVAEVPKTSVGKFDKKRLRADHAGGKLDVTHF
- a CDS encoding PaaI family thioesterase; protein product: MQTAPTVDDDGTALFHRTMPFTERLGFEVLRHSRELVVARIAHDESLCTLGGVLHGGVLMSLADSAAAVCAFLNLPEGAQGTTTVESKTNFLRAVRSGHATASSTPLHAGGRVIVVETEIHDDDGRLVAKITQSQAVLRS
- a CDS encoding C39 family peptidase; this encodes MDIDYHEWSGEAQFGHGESSGTEVGNAGLRIGTAAGVQDGAEYAWWTSPEHDVPFDADELVVSWNAVTPPGTWLTVEVEAHTDSGQRTPWFSMGRWSFDETDVRSTSVPGQRDETAHVAVDRLVAADGVRLRGYRLRVTLCRAGGTDAGPVLSAVGAVASAVEPRTEVATSPPGPGLGIELPVPRYAQYLHRGHFAEYGGGGDGWCSPASTEMVVEYWGVGPTEAQLAWIPHDHPDRSVVHAARHTFDHAYGGTGNWAFNVAYASQYGLRGRVTRLASLRDVEQHVAHGVPVIVSVSFIEGELPGADYATKGHLLVVVGFTGTGDVIAHDPAAEDAASVRRVYLRAAFETVWQRTRRTEEDGAVVGTPAGIAYLIAPPGASLR
- a CDS encoding FAD-binding oxidoreductase — protein: SALTVPPSRLDAAARAALAAVVGEDHLLDTEGERLGRAGGLSYLDLLRRRHPDGLAVPDAVVVPADPDEVQRVVDVCVSHDVGVVPFGGGTSVVGGVAALRGDKEAVIALDLHRLDRLVSVDPTSRLAVFQAGVRGPAAQRLLAAHGLTLGHVPQSFERATLGGFAATRSAGQASSGYGRFEDMVQGVRLATPSGPWRLGVAPASAAGPDLRALAVGSEGTLGVITEVTVRVRPLPERERYEGFVLRGWHDAMHVVRTLAQNGLSADVMRVSDVEETEVTLALKGGVVTSALRGYLAARRVHEPCLLILGWYGRAPQRARALKVLRAAGAVSLGRAPGEAWRHGRFSGPRQRDALLDAGVCVETLETATHWSRLGELHDAVSAALRGALDRPVLMCHISHAYETGASLYFTVLAARDPRDPFGQWERAKQAASEAISGRGTITHHHAVGVDHAPYLRAEIGDVGMSVLSAAKHATDPTNILNPGKLGL
- a CDS encoding TetR/AcrR family transcriptional regulator, with translation MSRERHIPPRSGTAGSERASTGRVPDDVLLDAARACVLTGGVRRTTLTDIARTAGVSRMTLYRRYPDVRSILAALMTRELGALLHGVNATVAVALPARSRLVELGVAAVRALVADPLLRTVLDRDAELLLPYITERVGSTQRLAEQVLADLIAQGHADGSVRVGDPAVQVRALLLTVQSFVLSWRPATRDVPAEPLLSELRHLLERSLTP
- a CDS encoding glycerol-3-phosphate dehydrogenase/oxidase — translated: MSATNLIHASLTARRRARELDALTSGEQVDVLVVGGGVTGAGVALDAASRGLSVALVEAHDLAFGTSRFSSKLVHGGLRYLAHGRLGLARESAVERDVLLRRTAPHLTRPLAQLFPRYADTPAREYALTAAGLTAGDALRRFAGTPSTLLPRPRTVPAAAALTLVPGLRATGLRGGLLAFDGALTDDARLVVALARTAAGLGARILTRVRALELRGDQVRARDELTGDTVDLRARQVVNAAGVWSGGLVPNVRLRPSRGSHLVLDARSTGLGETALMVGVPGELNRFVFLLPQPGGTVYLGLTDEPLDGEATDHTDVPDTDVDFLLDVASTVLDRPLTHDDVRGSFAGLRPLLDTPGGRTADLSREHAVLTDPGTGVVTVVGGKLTTYRVMAEQAVDAAVTEAGLRAPSSRTGRLPLVGAASRAALTTVDAPRRLVGKYGIEAPRVAALGDVDHALARPLFPGCATTAAEVVWAVRHEGALDADDVLHRRTRLGLVPDDAEKARPAVSDLVERSLRGLA